The Setaria italica strain Yugu1 chromosome VIII, Setaria_italica_v2.0, whole genome shotgun sequence genome includes the window ACCGTGCCTTGGACCTAGGGTGCTTAGGTGTAAGAACAATACAACTTGCATATTTTATCAATGACCGGCAACAAAAGCAACATAACATTACATTTTAGATATTATCCTCTTAGAGTCTTAGTTCAATTGTCAAAGGAAAAAAGATTTCTTCTTCTGCACAAAAGAACATTGGCAGATCTCGCATAAGAATAAAATCACACTCAAGGAAAAGCTAAGGAACATGAACTCAGACAGCAGCTCTTTTGGCAGCCAGATTTAAATTCAAGCATATGGATCGGATTTGCCTAGTACAGAGCAAAGAAGAGCTATTTCCCCCTCTTTGATGAATGGCTAGACAACTCAGCTTGAGAACCtttttttgtttcctcttttttcttctttgtaaATAACTTTTTCTTTCATTTAATATATATTAACCAGTAAAGGCTTTAATTTTCCCCTCCCATTCCTTGGTTTCAACTTGGCTAACCATCTGCAGATTGCGAGATAAAATActctaaggtcccgtttggatcccttaattttgaaggaattggaatctacttaatggagtagaCTAATTTATCTtagaatgtggcattccacaactttccaaagtttagatataagcctatcttaaattcatggggtggaagatggaaattgattctatagattatggttattagaatggaattcaattcttatagcacgctcttgactcgcttccctatagtAAAAGTGCAgtatataagtatctctcccatattgccaacaataatatacaactatattccacatacaattatattagcttaattaatttgtgtctaaattatgattattagagtggaattcaattccaatgatccaaacgggcctAATCCTTTTTATCATATCAACTTCGCATTGATTGAGAATCTATGTCAAGGATATAAGAAAATGATCGGTCACGATTTGATTGCCACTTGGGGAGTTGGGATTTGGGATGATAAGAGTGGTGGCCATGCTCCCTTTTTTCGAAACGAGAGTGGTGGCCATGCTCCTGATGATAGTTCCATTCCAGGAGGAAAAGTGAGATGCCTTTTTCATGTTAACGCACCTCAAAAGACAAAATGAAAAGAATATATTGTAAACAGAAAATATTGTatataaaagaaaggaaatattAGTTGGTCCGCAGAATAAATAGGATTCAATGCAGTAACTACCAGCTAATGTCCTCACCCCACTAGTTCAGTGACACAACAACTAAAGTGTAATCTAGAAGGTATAAGGTTATTCAAACAAGAAAAGAACTGATTTGAAATAAAACCACATTTTTTTCTGGCATTTTAGTTTGGTAGGTATTTACCAATTGTTGTTGAAGaaaattatttttgcaattgTGTGTGTTGCCTTCTCAGCACTCCATGATTTTTTCCCCCCATAAATTAGAGTCCTGTAGCCCTAAGTATGAGACCTGGCTACCATAACTTTATAACAAGAAAAAAAACGCTACTTGATTTTGGTCCATGCCATGCACCTAGGGTACGGGCCTATAGGGAGTGGTGAGAggtaagaaaaaaatattagcgCTTATTTTATTAGCAGCAACAAATTAAAATAAGCAACATGCCAGTTTAATTACCAAATTCATTCTTGCAAAAAAGAAGATATGCATGTCTCAATCAAATCACAGTAAAGAAGTTGGTGAGGAAAAATATAATGGTGTAATTTTGTCTCAATTTGACCACGTGCAAGCAGCGTGAGATAAAATAAGGTAATCTTTTTTGTCACATCAAACTCCACATACATGTGAAACTTCACTTCGAGGGAACTAGTCCCTCTGCAGTACCGCAAAAGAGGTTCGTCCAACTCAGAGAATCTATGTCATGGAGAAGAGAAAATGATCGACTATGATTCGAGGGTCACTTGAGGTGATAAGAATGGGCTCCATACTCGTGATGATAGTGTAATCACACGAGGAAAAAGTGAAACCCTTTTTCATGTCCACACCTCAAAAagacaaaggaaaaaagatgggaagtaaaaaaaaatcgaGGGGATGCATAATTACTGCAGATTAATATAAATAATAGGATTCACTGAAGTAACTATCAGTTAATATTGTCTGCACTCTAGTGGTCCAGTGACACATGAGCGAATGTGTAATCTAGAAGGTAAAATTATTAAGCCAATAACAAAAATTATTTgacacaaaaacaaaaaagaaccGGTACCGTAGTTTGCATAATAAATTACCGCGCTTGTTCTATCAAGAAACTTGTCGAGTCTATACTACTTAGCAGATCCACCACAGTTCAATGTCCAAACCGCCAGCCCAGCCCAACCTGGCACAGGCCCGGCTAAGCCCGACCAACTTCGTGCCGAGCCAGGCCCGGCACTACGCCACCACCGTGCCGAGCCGTGCTCGCCCACAGGCCCATTTTGTGCCGGGCCAGCCCGGCTGGCACGACCAGCTCGGCGAGACCCATGCCAGCCTAGGCATGGTGGAGAAGTTGCCGCCGCCAGGATctgtggaggagaggagaggaggagtgGCTCCACCGTGCTagcggtggaggagaggagtGGGGCAGGGCAGGCAGGGTGGGGCAGCGGctgcgccggcctccgccgcggggCAGGGCAGGCGGCTGCGTCAGTTGCCGCTGCCTACCAGCTTACGTGTCGCCGCTCCTAGAGGAGTCGCCGAAGGGGAGGAGGATAGCGAGGCCACCGGGAACGATAAGGGACAGAGGGAGGTGGGGCCGTGGAGGTCGAAGGAAGAATGGGGAGTGACTGCAGCTTGGAGGAGGGATGAGAAAATGAGGATAGAAGAAGTGGAGAACTGAGCTATGGACTATGGTGGAGAAGTTGATGGGCCTTCTCAGGCCGACCACCTAAAACCATGCCGAGCTGCCCGTCGTGTTGGGGTGACGGCCCACGCCCGGCATGAGCTATCAGGCCGGACCAGCATGGGTACGGAGCCCTCCGTGCTTGGCCGAGCTAGGGCCAGGCCAAAAAACCAGGCTTCATGATGGGTGAGCGGGTCACGGGCTGCATGGACATCTATAGTTCCAATATTAACCGGAGACTCCCTCGAGTCCTGAGTGGCCTTATTGTTTGATGAAACTTATAAATTTCTTAAAATAATATAGTATTTTGCaaattactactccctccaatcctaaaatatagctacgtttagttTTTCCAAAAGTCAAATCTATTTAACTTTGAgcaacaatatctctaaaaataatttatttcgaATAGAAAATGTTACATATCATTATAATTGATAATAACTCAACTAAcattatttttatgttattagtcTTTACGATTATTTCTAGTCAAAGTTGAAAAGATTTGACTTCAAAAAAGTCTAAACATAGCTATATtctgagatggagggagtattagtaAAATTAGTTTTTTGCAATGCTTCCAGGATATTTTCCGTTAATTGTTAAGGAAATTTAACTTAAGGAAAAGAAATTTTAAGTCCTCTAGGACATAAACTAATTTTTGAAACACTTcatggcatgcattttttttacataaattTTCTTGtaggaaaaagtgtatttttcatccctcacgtattgcaaaagtgtgatgttcatccctcatgtttcatttggtgcaaattaaCCTCTTAAGTAATTAAAtcggtgcatttatcatccctACCTTAGTTTAATAATAGTTTAGTGCCATCTAATATTCATTTATGCTGCATAATCATTTGAATCGCTGTTTAGCGATGTAATATGTTGAGTCGAAGATATAAAGCCGGCAACAAAATCAATAAATCCACTAAATTGACTACCACATAAATATTTTATCGAAAAAATTAACGGAACCAATTCACACTAAATTATTAAAGCAATTGACTCTACATGACTAAACAATGATTAGTAAGATGATTATATGGCCTAAACCGATGTTATAAGCAAGGTTTGATAGCTATAGCCAGCTATAGCTATTTGAGGCTGATCAAGCTATTTGTGTTTATGTACAACTTAGCGGCTATAGCCCGTTATAGCCTCATTTAGCTCTACTATAGTTGTTTTAGAGGTCATCCGCTAAATACCTTTAGCCGGAGATTTAAAACCTTGGTTATTAGACCATTGTTAAATTAAGAtggggatgataaatgcaccgaTTTAGTTGTTAAGGGGttaatttgcaccaaatgaaatataatggatgaatgtcacacttttgcaatacttgagggatgaaaaatacattttTTCCCTTCTTGCATGTGAAAAGTTATTTTTAAGAATATGATAATCTTAAGAAACTTAAACACTAACCTTCCAAAAATACATGTCACAATGCAATTTTAACACGTAatatatttacaagcataaaaAATAGGTATTGTGAGGATCTATTTTCAGGACAAATTTACTCACATCGCCCTCATGTATTTGGTCGTATCACGTAGATTTCAACCCTACCAGAATTCCACGTATCAAACGACGACATTTTTAAATTGGATGGCAGGGTTATGTACAGAATCTCTTTCGAGCATGCGTTCGCACGCCGCGCCATGCCTCCATGACCCCAAACTGGTTGCCAGATTTTATAGTGACCTACCAGAATGCTGTCCTTGTCGTTGATCCAAACAAATGTTTAATACAGAGGACACATTAAAAAAGCGAAGTTGGGGGGCCAGTATATGCAGTGAACTAGAGATTTGACCATACATTAAAAAAAGATATACTGATatattctgagcatggataaaATATGCCTTTACATCTTGCGAATTTACAGAAAGGTGCCCAAAAGTTGAGACCCTCATACCTGGATAAATAGTGCAAATCCAAAAGGCAGGTTAAGCATACTCATTTGGACTATTGCAGTATAAGATGTGATGGCACTTGTGTTTCCACTATGAAGTCAGTTAGCACACACTGACACACAGGAAGATTAGGTGGCATACACATGAAGATTATTCCAGATGCACAAACAAAAAGGTACTAGGAAAATAGAAATATAAGCACCACAATGATCAAAGTGTCTCTTGTATAAGCAATAAAGTGTTTGCTGCATGAGAAAAAAGTACAATATCATAGAATCTTACAGCTCATTCGCTTTCAGTAATTTAATAAACCATTGAAATTTTGTAACCTAGAATTTCAATAAAGGGATAATATGCTTTAAAAATAATGAAAAATACAAATTATAGGAGCTGTATGTAAATATAGTAAAGAATGGTGCAACTCCTCAGATTTTGAAAAATGCCACTTACTCAGTAGTTTAAGAATATTAAGTATAACAACACATAAAAAATTTATCTAACAATGAAATAAGTTTTAGTTGAAATCTctaaaaataaatatcaattcAAACCATCTAAACTAGTTAAATTCTCCCAAACCATAGCTTTTCCGCTGCAGTAAAATTACTACCTCCGTATCGAAATATTTGTCACTGTTGACTTTTGGTCCTGatgtttgaccattcatcttatttaaACAATTATGTAagtatcatttattttatttgttacttattttttttcatcaaaAATATTTGAGCATGGCTTATCTTCTCGTATATTTGtaacaaatttttgaataagacaaATGGTCAAACGTTGTATGAAAAAATCAACAAcgataaatattttgatactgAGGGAGTACTAGCTTTTATTATCATAATAAAAAATAGTACACTTTTAATTGAGTGCATACAAATTGTGCATTTAGTGTCaccttagaaaaaaaaagctaattGTTATTTTTCACTATGTATAAGAAATGTACACATTTCAGTGGAGAATAAAACTCTAAATGTGTAGTTTTTAATACACTTTCTTAAAATGTCTACGTTTTTATACATATGCCAAAGTTATACTTTCAAATAAATAACCATTAGAAGGTACATGCTTTTTTTCCCTCTTAGCAAAatgtttaaaataaaaaatagccCAAGCACTAAAAATATCCAAGCATCATTCCATAAAAGGAGTGCAAAGTAAGCAACCCAATTGTAGAGGTCTCTTGATGCAAAATCAACCATACCATGTGACCCCTGAGCAGAGCGTTCTGCCCCACCACCCTCCTCAGGACAGCCCAGGCCGCCAAATAAAACTTGGCcacttcctctctttctctctctaagCCCCCGTCAAagtctctctctttctctctctacccCCCGCTTCTGGGAAGCTCATCAGCCAGCCATGGACGACGCcgctggggaagaagaagcttCCATGTAAGTTCCCCGCTCCAAATTTCCATCACTTTTCCTCGCATCACCACTTATAAATACTTGCTGCATCGGTCGCGCACAAAAAAGTTTGTTCCTTTCGCGCCCAATTGAAGATAAAAAAAGATAAGAATTTGATGCGGGGAAGAAGCTCAAATGCGTCGTGCTTTTGAAGGTTCGAGACCAGCCATGTCCTCGGCGCCCTGCTCGCGTCCTCGCCGCTGCTGGCGCGCGCCTGGGACCGTtgcgcggccgccaccgccgccgcgtcggggcTCGTGCATGGCGAGGACGGCGGCACGGTGTACGTGGGTTTCTCCGGGGTGCAGGCCGCGCtgtcggcggcgggcgccgcggtggccggcggcggcgccgacgccttCGCGCCGGTGGGGCTCGGCGGGGACGCCACGCGGCGGATGTTCGCGCCGCTGGTCGCCAACGCcgagcccgacgccgccgccgtagggGAGCAGGTCGCCGTGCAGGCTCTGGCGCTGCAGTGCTTCTTGAAATTGTGCGGCTCCCCTGATTTCCAGGTAAttgattgcttgcttgctttctTCATTGAAAATATCTGCCTGATTCTCATTTATTTTACGTTTAGCGTGTTAATTGTAGCAGTTTGCCCACTAAATTTTACTAAATTGGCATCTTTAGTTTCGGGGGTTTATGTGATGATCTGATATTTTTGCTTTATGGCTGGCTTGAGATGTGATGTTGATGGGCCTGTCTTTGGTTGTTGCTATGTCCTTGTGTTTATACAGGTGAGAGAGATGCACTCAGATTTTATTATCCCCAGTGTCAGCGATTCAGTATTTAATACTGACATAATTTAACAATTTATTTGGTGTCAGAAGGTTTAAGAACATTGTGGGATGAAACCAAAACaaaatctttgttttttttttttttggggggggggggggggggacctaGAAACAACAAAGTACATGTTGCTCTCACCCCTTGAGTGTGTATCTTCCCTCTTGTGATTTCTTCTGTTAGTTTCCTGTCTCTGGCATAGTCACACTGTAAGAGTTTGTAAAGTTTAGCTTATAGCTCAAAAGGAGGGGTGTGTACAGAGCAAAATCCCTGTCAAATTTGGCGGCTAACTTGAGATGCTATGCATTCTCTGTGCCTGTACCAATGCAAACAAAAAGTACATCCACAGTGACCACCAAAGGTTGCTGTTGCTCCTTTTATTGTCGCTTACAATCTGATTCATTTCAAGGGCCCATCCATAGGCAACAGAACAGGTGATGGTGATAAGGTATATAAATTGCAGTGCGCTGGAACTCATGATTGAGACAGTGGTGGTAAGTGCCTACAATATGCATGCAGATAGAATCTGAAGAAATTTCAAGATCTCGTAATGCTTCGAATAAGATGCGGAGGAGTGATGTGGAGGAATAAAATATGATCATGATGAATAGTGTGTGTACATCGTTTGCTGTCATTCGGAATTCAGTCTGCTTTCAGTGGGACACTATCTTCTGCTCTTCAATAATTTCAGATAGTCATCAAAATTTTGTGATGAATTTACTCGTGATTCAGACTTCTGAACTAAATTCCACTGTTCAAGAATTTATGTCCTCAATGACGAATTCCCTGTGCTCTATCACGAGTTCATATGGGCCCCTTTTAATTCCGTTCTTCAGATAACTAATTGTGAGAAACTTCAGCAATTTGTTGTCTTGTTGATCTTTTCAGTCACGTCTCAGAGGGCCACACTGTCTCCGCATCTTCTATCTATTCTTTCTTGCATTATTATCACTAGTTTCTTTATTTTAATCGAGTATTGACCAAATTATTGTTCATAAATCTATCTAGATGTTTATTTatttgcatgatttttttggGGTTCAGTATGAGTACCGTCTGATGCTTATGCAGCTTAAGATCCAAATCTCTCTATATTTTTTCTACATATAGAAGTGGAATTGAAGATAGTAAATTTGTAACTTTTACAGATGCCACTGAGAGAACATACAATTTGTAACTCATCGCAATTGGTTGAAAATGCAGATGCTACTGGATCAGATCAGGGGCAAGGCAGTCGTGTTCACGGGCCACTCCCTCGGTGGTGCCATTGCCGCCCTCGCGGCGCTGCACTACCTCTGCATCTCGTCGTCAAGCTCGACATGGGGGCCAGCTCCTTCGGTCCTCTGCGTCACCTTCGGCAGCCCATTGCTCGGCAACGAGGCACTGTCCAGGGCCATCCTGCGCGAGCGGTGGGGCGGCAACTTCTGCCACGTCGTCTCGCAGCACGACGTCGTCCCACGGCTCCTCTTCTGCCCCCTCGACGCCGTCCCCGCGCACGTCATCGTCGGGATGCAGCTTCAGcaatggccggcggcgcggacgcGCCACGCGGGCGCGGTGACCGCGgtcaccgccaccgcccgcgcGGCCGACGCCGACAGGGACGCGCTCCGGCAGCTGGTGCAGACGCACGTCGGCGCTGTGGCGATGGACCAGAAGCTCGCCGacccggcggcgccgagcgGGGGCCCCTACCGTCCGTTCGGGACGTACGTGATGTGCACCCCGGATGGCGCGGTGTGCGTGGACAACCCGACCGCCGCGGTGCAGATGCTCTACGCCACGTTCGCGTCGCGgtgctcgccggggtcggagtCCCCCGAGGCGGCGCACTCCTGCTACGGCGACCTCGTGGTGAAGATGCCGCAGCACCTGCTCCTCAGGAGACGCCCGCGTGCCGATGACGACGCGCCGGTCATCGCGTCTAACTACGACGCCGGCGTCTCCCTCGCCCTGGAAGCTTCCGGCATACACGCCATGGTGAGAGCTGCGCATGTACGTGTTTCTTTCTGCAAGCGTGAACTACATGATCTCGTGCACGGTAATGTCATGTCTGATGTGTTGACGACGACGGCAGGCGACGGAGGCGTCGACGGCGAGGCAGTGGCTGAGGACGTCGAGGcgtgcggggcggcggccgagccTGAACTGCGCGCAGCTGGCGACGAAGCTTGGTCGGATCACGCCGCTCCGGGCGCAAATCGAGTGGTACAAGGCGCTGTTCGACGGCGAGATGGGGTACTACGACGCGTTCAAGAAGCAGCGGTCGCCCAAGAAGTTCGGCAAGGCCAACATGTGCCGGTTCAAGCTTGGGCTGTTCTGGGACGGCGTGCTTGCCATGCTCGACGCCGGCCAGCTCCCCCACGACTTCCACCGCCGCGCCAAGTGGGTGAACGCCGCCCGTTTCTACCAGCTCCTCGTCGAGCCGCTCGACATCGCAGACTACCACCGCCGCAACCTCCACCGGACGCAGGGGAGGTACATGACCCACGGCCGGGAGAGGCGGTACGAGCTGTTCGACAG containing:
- the LOC101774420 gene encoding lipase-like PAD4 isoform X1, translated to MDDAAGEEEASMFETSHVLGALLASSPLLARAWDRCAAATAAASGLVHGEDGGTVYVGFSGVQAALSAAGAAVAGGGADAFAPVGLGGDATRRMFAPLVANAEPDAAAVGEQVAVQALALQCFLKLCGSPDFQMLLDQIRGKAVVFTGHSLGGAIAALAALHYLCISSSSSTWGPAPSVLCVTFGSPLLGNEALSRAILRERWGGNFCHVVSQHDVVPRLLFCPLDAVPAHVIVGMQLQQWPAARTRHAGAVTAVTATARAADADRDALRQLVQTHVGAVAMDQKLADPAAPSGGPYRPFGTYVMCTPDGAVCVDNPTAAVQMLYATFASRCSPGSESPEAAHSCYGDLVVKMPQHLLLRRRPRADDDAPVIASNYDAGVSLALEASGIHAMVRAAHATEASTARQWLRTSRRAGRRPSLNCAQLATKLGRITPLRAQIEWYKALFDGEMGYYDAFKKQRSPKKFGKANMCRFKLGLFWDGVLAMLDAGQLPHDFHRRAKWVNAARFYQLLVEPLDIADYHRRNLHRTQGRYMTHGRERRYELFDRWWQEKGCIGGGDVASSMSSAASRRRRSKNAGLTQDPCFWARVEEARERTESARSERDAAVLAMMLEELQEFESYSRELVASKEVSTDVLAPQSSYTLWVEEWNQLKLRDEVRAILLQF
- the LOC101774420 gene encoding lipase-like PAD4 isoform X2; translation: MDDAAGEEEASMFETSHVLGALLASSPLLARAWDRCAAATAAASGLVHGEDGGTVYVGFSGVQAALSAAGAAVAGGGADAFAPVGLGGDATRRMFAPLVANAEPDAAAVGEQVAVQALALQCFLKLCGSPDFQMLLDQIRGKAVVFTGHSLGGAIAALAALHYLCISSSSSTWGPAPSVLCVTFGSPLLGNEALSRAILRERWGGNFCHVVSQHDVVPRLLFCPLDAVPAHVIVGMQLQQWPAARTRHAGAVTAVTATARAADADRDALRQLVQTHVGAVAMDQKLADPAAPSGGPYRPFGTYVMCTPDGAVCVDNPTAAVQMLYATFASRCSPGSESPEAAHSCYGDLVVKMPQHLLLRRRPRADDDAPVIASNYDAGVSLALEASGIHAMATEASTARQWLRTSRRAGRRPSLNCAQLATKLGRITPLRAQIEWYKALFDGEMGYYDAFKKQRSPKKFGKANMCRFKLGLFWDGVLAMLDAGQLPHDFHRRAKWVNAARFYQLLVEPLDIADYHRRNLHRTQGRYMTHGRERRYELFDRWWQEKGCIGGGDVASSMSSAASRRRRSKNAGLTQDPCFWARVEEARERTESARSERDAAVLAMMLEELQEFESYSRELVASKEVSTDVLAPQSSYTLWVEEWNQLKLRDEVRAILLQF